The Zalophus californianus isolate mZalCal1 chromosome X, mZalCal1.pri.v2, whole genome shotgun sequence genome window below encodes:
- the SERPINA7 gene encoding thyroxine-binding globulin, which translates to MCYYLPSKMPVFLYLVFLVLELHCAPPNRSEGKVTTCNSSQQNATFYKMSSINADFAFNLYRRFTMETPDRNIFFSPVSISAALAMLSFGAYYSTKTQILESLGFNLTDTPMAEIQQGFQHLICSLNFPKKELELQMGNTLFIGKQLKPLAQFLDDAKSLYATEVFSTDFSNVSAAQQEINSHVEKQTKGKVVGLIQDLKPNTIMVLVNYIHFKAQWANPFDPFKTEEGSSFSVDKTTTVQVPMMHQMEQYYHLVDTELNCTVLQMDYSKNALALFVLPKEGQMEWVEGSMSSKTLKKWNRLLQKGWIDLFVPKFSISATYDLGAIFLKMGIQDAFADNANFLGLMGDNGLKFSNAAHKAVLHIGERGTEAVVVPEVRFLDQPEITLLHPIIQFDRSFLLLILEKSTRSILFLGKVVDPTEV; encoded by the exons ATGTGCT ATTATCTTCCTTCCAAAATGCCAGTGTTCCTCTATCTGGTTTTCTTGGTACTTGAACTTCATTGTGCACCACCTAACAGATCTGAAGGCAAAGTAACCACCTGCAATTCCTCCCAACAAAATGCCACTTTCTATAAGATGTCATCCATCAATGCTGACTTTGCATTTAACCTGTACCGGAGGTTCACTATGGAGACCCCAGATCGGAACATCTTCTTTTCCCCTGTGAGCATTTCTGCAGCTTTGGCCATGCTCTCCTTTGGGGCTTACTACAGCACCAAAACTCAAATACTGGAAAGCTTGGGGTTTAACCTTACAGACACCCCGATGGCAGAGATCCAGCAGGGCTTCCAGCACCTGATCTGTTCACTGAATTTTCCAAAGAAAGAGTTAGAATTACAAATGGGAAATACCCTCTTCATTGGGAAGCAGCTGAAGCCACTGGCACAGTTCTTGGATGATGCCAAGAGCCTCTATGCGACTGAGGTATTTTCTACCGACTTCTCCAATGTTTCTGCAGCCCAGCAGGAGATCAATAGTCATGTGGAGAAGCAAACCAAAGGGAAAGTTGTAGGCCTCATCCAAGACCTCAAACCAAACACCATCATGGTCCTGGTGAACTATATTCACTTTAAAG CCCAGTGGGCAAATCCTTTTGATCCATTCAAGACAGAAGAGGGTTCCAGCTTCTCAGTGGACAAAACCACAACAGTGCAAGTGCCCATGATGCACCAGATGGAACAATACTATCACTTGGTGGATACGGAGCTGAACTGCACAGTGCTTCAAATGGACTACAGCAAAAATGCTCTGGCACTCTTTGTCCTTCCCAAAGAGGGTCAGATGGAGTGGGTGGAAGGGTCCATGTCATCTAAAACACTGAAGAAGTGGAACCGCTTACTGCAGAAGGG GTGGATTGACTTGTTTGTTCCAAAGTTTTCCATTTCTGCCACATATGACCTTGGAGCTATTTTTCTGAAGATGGGCATCCAGGACGCCTTTGCTGATAATGCCAATTTTCTTGGACTTATGGGTGACAATGGTCTTAAATTTTCCAAT GCTGCCCACAAGGCTGTGCTGCACATTGGTGAAAGGGGAACTGAAGCTGTAGTTGTCCCTGAAGTCAGATTCCTGGATCAGCCTGAGATAACTCTCCTTCACCCTATCATCCAATTTGATAGAtcctttctgttgttgattttggAGAAAAGTACCAGGAGCATTCTCTTTCTAGGGAAAGTTGTGGACCCAACAGAAGTATAA